The Thermodesulfobacteriota bacterium genome includes the window CTGCGTTGTACGCAGCGCAGGCCAAAAACCAGTCCTTGAACTCCTCGTGCAATTTTTTAAGATGTAGGAGCGCTATTTGGGTGGATCTCACAATGTCGTATCTCTCATCTATGGTATCGTTTATTATCAGCCCTTCCTGTTTTCCTGTCTCTTTTATAAACTGCCATAATCCTTGTGCTTCTGCCTTCGATACTGCCCGCGGATTAAGGTAGCTTTCAGCAATAACAAGGTAGATTAGATCATGATGGAGTCCTATTCTTTTGATCTCTTCTTCGATGAGCCTTCTGTACTGAAAGTATCTTTTGACAATAATGTAAAGAAGCCCTCTTTTGTCCAGAAATTGGAAAAATTCCCGCTCGAACCTTTCTTTTATATCGTCTCTCGAAAGATCGATCTTTGTATCGAAAAGGTAGAGAGTGTGCCTTAGATGGGTTATTGTGTATAAATCTCTTTCACTTTTTTCCGGTTTTGGATAGGCGGAAGACGAAAGAATAAAAAGGGCAGTGAGAAGGGATAAATATAAAGGAACAATCCGCATCGAGTCTTTTAGGCAAGCTCCTTTATCATCCTATTTAAAACCCCGAGCCTTGTGGCCATTCTCTCGATTACATTTTTGAGATCATACTCGATGTCACCCATCCCGAGCTTTGGGTCGAGAGTTTTTTTATGGATTCTCTCCAGATCCTTCTTCCAAAACTCTATAATTTCTGCCTCTTTTTTTAAAAGTTCAAGTTCCATTCTTTTTCTCAATAACCTTATCTCCTTTTCACCGATCTCCACTCCGTCTCCTCCTCAATTCATCCATCTTTACCATAAGAGACCCAACCTCGTAAAGTAGGTAAGTCGGTCCTGCGAGAAGAAGCATGTTATAAACATCGGGTGTAGGTGTTATGACTGCCGCAAATATCGTGATAAGTAAGATGGCCAATCTCCTATGTTTTGCCAGTGTATCATACTTTATCAGTCCGAGCTTACGGAGTAGGAGAAGGAGAATGGGGGTTTGAAAAGTAAGGCCAAAAGCGAAAATAAATGCTCCGGAAAAGACGATGTATCTTTCTATTGAGATGAAAGGTTTTACGTGTTCGCCTCCATATCCCAAAAGAAACATGATTCCAGATTTGAGCACAAATAGATAGCAGAAGAGAGACCCTAAGTAGAATAGAACGCCAGCCGCCAAAAAGTAGTAAAAGCTGATTCTGAATGTGGGTTTGAGGTTCTTCCACACTATAAAAAGGATAAAGGGAACAGAAAAAAAAGTTCCGGAAAGCAAAGCAAGTTCTACCATAGAGAAGAAGACTTCTGGAAGAGTGAAATAGTAAAGCTTTATACCGACTACTTTTGTGAGCAGAGAAAAAAGATCTTTGGCAAAAAAAAAGCTGACTAGAGAGACGATCCCGATTACTAGAAGAGAGTGAAGTACAGACCTTCTAACCCCTCCAAGAAAAACTATCAATCTTTCCCTTTCCATTTGGAGTCTAGTCTTTTTTTAGAGTTGAACCGAAATGTCTCTGGAATGCCTCTTCGACGAGATTTTTCACTTCTTCCCGGAATTTCTCGTATCTTATTAAAAAAGCTTTACCCTTTTCCGTAACTGAAGAACCACCCCCTCTTTTCCCTCCGCTTTTCCTCTCTAAGAGTTTGAAGCCGAGTCTTTGCTCGCAGTTATCTATGATTTGCCAGGCTTTCCTGTAAGAGATTCCCATATTTTTTGCCGCTTTGGAGAGGGAACCTGTCTTTTCTACGTGTTTTAAGA containing:
- a CDS encoding lytic transglycosylase domain-containing protein; this encodes MRIVPLYLSLLTALFILSSSAYPKPEKSERDLYTITHLRHTLYLFDTKIDLSRDDIKERFEREFFQFLDKRGLLYIIVKRYFQYRRLIEEEIKRIGLHHDLIYLVIAESYLNPRAVSKAEAQGLWQFIKETGKQEGLIINDTIDERYDIVRSTQIALLHLKKLHEEFKDWFLACAAYNAGLKRVKEAIQNQNTKDFFDLYLPEETERYIFRIVALKEIFENRERYGIKVDEKDGYKELSIDSITIRLDKELHTSILASSMGLPYRAFRYLNLHMRKYSLPKGTYNVYFPREKREFFLKNLRSIPHISIEEK
- a CDS encoding twin-arginine translocase subunit TatC, whose translation is MERERLIVFLGGVRRSVLHSLLVIGIVSLVSFFFAKDLFSLLTKVVGIKLYYFTLPEVFFSMVELALLSGTFFSVPFILFIVWKNLKPTFRISFYYFLAAGVLFYLGSLFCYLFVLKSGIMFLLGYGGEHVKPFISIERYIVFSGAFIFAFGLTFQTPILLLLLRKLGLIKYDTLAKHRRLAILLITIFAAVITPTPDVYNMLLLAGPTYLLYEVGSLMVKMDELRRRRSGDR
- a CDS encoding LysR family transcriptional regulator, which gives rise to MKALYRIWLDEGGKAFGEGPYNLLKHVEKTGSLSKAAKNMGISYRKAWQIIDNCEQRLGFKLLERKSGGKRGGGSSVTEKGKAFLIRYEKFREEVKNLVEEAFQRHFGSTLKKD